The DNA region GGGGGCAGCGGCTGGACCGCGCTGTGGCGAATCCTCGTGCCGGTCTCGGTGCCCGGCCTGATCGCGGTCGGCGTCTACACCTTCATGATCTCGTGGAACGAGTACCTGTTCGCACTCACGCTGACCCGCACCGACGACATGCGCACCGTCCCCATCGGCATCCAACTGCTCATGGGCCAGCACTCGTACGAGTGGAACCAGATGATGGCGATGAGCATCCTCGGGTCCATTCCCGTTCTCATCCTCTTCCTTGTCTTCCAGCGGCGGTTCATCGGTGGGCTCACCGCCGGCGCCGTGAAGACCTGACCCCCGGCAACCAACATCCACTAAGGAGAAAGTCGGACATGCTGACGACCGGCAAGGCGATTCTCGACGTCGCCAACGCGCACAGCTTCGCCGTGCCAGCCTTCAACATCAGCGACTGGGCGATGTTCAAGGGCATCGTGGAGATCAGTGAGGAGATGAACGCCCCGCTGATCGTGGGGATCCACCCGGACGAGGTCCGGCACATCGGCCGCGAGATGATCACCGGCATCGCCGAGCGGTCACACCACTCGAGCGTCCCGATCGCCATCCACTGGGACCATGGCGCCACCTACGAGCAGATTCTCCAGGCGATCCAGTACGGATTCACCTCCGTGATGATCGACGGGTCGCTGCTGCCGTTCGAGGAGAACATCGCGATCACCCGGAAGGTCACCGACTCCGCGCACGTTCTCGGGGTGTCCGTGGAGGGCGAGCTCGGCACGATCGGTGGGAACGACAGCTACGCCGAGGCAGGCGCCGCCGAGATCATCTACACGGATCCCGACGACGCTGTCACGTTCGTCGAGCAGACCGGGGTGGACAGCCTCGCCGTCGCGATCGGCACCTTCCACGGGCTCTACCCGGCCCATCTCAAGCCCGAACTGAAGCTCGACCTGCTCAAGGAGATCAAGAGTCGGGTGCAGATCCCACTGGTGCTGCACGGTGGATCCGGCAATCCGGACGACGAGATCCGCGAGGCGTCCCGGATAGGCATCAACAAAATCAACATCTCCACCGACATCAAGGTCGCCTACCACAGCAAGATGCGTGAGGTGCTGGGCAACGACCCCAAGACCCGCGAGCCCAACGCCATCCAGCCCGCCTGCATCGAAGCCATGAAGGTGGTCGCCGCCCAGAAGATCGAACTGTTCGGCGCGGCCGGTAGGGCCTCGCTCTACTGACATGACGGACGCGTCCCGTATCGTCCTCGGCCTCGGCGGTTGCGTCGACTACGAGGTGAAACTGACCGCCGAGGTCATGCAGCAGTTGGTCAGCACGTACGGCATCGCCGCCGCGGAGCTCGCGTCGCCGGCGACCGTCGCCAACGAGCGGGACCTGGTGGTGTCGATTCTCGGCTACGTAGCCCGTGGGGGTGGCGGCGAGCACTACGTCGCCGCCGCCCCGGCGTTGGAGAGCTTCGCCAGCCGTCTGCCGCGCCGGGTGGCGCTGGGCGGTACCTCCGTACGGGCCGGGATCCTGATGAGCCGGCTGGGCGTGCCGTCGACGCTGCACCTGGTCACCGTCAACGACACCGTACGCCGGCTGTTGCCGCCCGACAGCGACCACTTCGCCGCCGACGGCGAGGACACCCTCTATCCGCACCTGATCGTCCAGTACGACCAGGGGCTACGGATCCGCGCCGGCGACATCGACATCACCGCGCCGTTTCCGAACCGGCTGATCTACGTCAACGACCCCGCCAACGGCGCCATG from Solwaraspora sp. WMMD791 includes:
- a CDS encoding ketose-bisphosphate aldolase; translation: MLTTGKAILDVANAHSFAVPAFNISDWAMFKGIVEISEEMNAPLIVGIHPDEVRHIGREMITGIAERSHHSSVPIAIHWDHGATYEQILQAIQYGFTSVMIDGSLLPFEENIAITRKVTDSAHVLGVSVEGELGTIGGNDSYAEAGAAEIIYTDPDDAVTFVEQTGVDSLAVAIGTFHGLYPAHLKPELKLDLLKEIKSRVQIPLVLHGGSGNPDDEIREASRIGINKINISTDIKVAYHSKMREVLGNDPKTREPNAIQPACIEAMKVVAAQKIELFGAAGRASLY